A genomic window from Elaeis guineensis isolate ETL-2024a chromosome 3, EG11, whole genome shotgun sequence includes:
- the LOC105042215 gene encoding cyclin-A2-1 — protein MKKENSVAAGHGAPTGRITRAQAAAFHAYGGMIPSLSSVAKPKKKQTQQGKSKRAARDENSQAASLTAGFQHKKRQVLKDVSNICSDTSYRHCNPAAKVQSKAYQQVKPGCSKANQCSDRKNFKLVPAASIDPAIIHDAAQNKVDEEMPEIGMMESKEATFSVKMDERLLALQNMQCVRDMESTCDTAFVKEHSFRAAGVINHLKTGGFTGKNVVDIDADHGNPQMCSIYAEDIYTNLRAAELIRRPSSNFMETSQRDITHGMRGILIDWLVEVSEEYRLVPDTLYLTVNIIDRFLSHNYIERQRLQLLGVTCMLIASKYEEICAPRVEEFCFITDNTYTKAEVLKMESQVLNYLGFQLSVPTIKPFLRRFLRAAQACYKVPSLALGYLANYLAELTLIDYNFLEFLPSVIAASAVFLARWTLDQSDQPWNLTLEHYTSYKASDLKATVLALQELQMNSKNCPLNAIREKYRQQKLECVAALTSPTLPQSIFC, from the exons ATGAAGAAGGAAAATTCTGTGGCTGCCGGTCATGGAGCACCTACTGGTCGAATCACACGAGCTCAAGCTGCTGCCTTCCATGCATATGGTGGCATGATCCCTTCATTATCATCAGTTGCAaaaccaaagaagaagcaaacacAACAAGGAAAATCAAAGAGAGCAGCTAGAGATGAGAACAGCCAAGCTGCTTCTCTTACTGCAGGTTTTCAGCACAAAAAGAGACAAGTGCTTAAGGATGTCAGCAATATATGCTCTGATACTTCATATAGACACTGCAACCCTGCAGCAAAAGTGCAG TCTAAGGCCTACCAGCAGGTTAAACCTGGTTGCTCTAAAGCAAACCAATGCTCTGACCGGAAGAATTTTAAGTTAGTGCCGGCTGCTTCTATTGATCCTGCAATCATTCATGATGCTGCGCAAAATAAGGTGGATGAAGAAATGCCAGAAATAGGAATGATGGAATCAAAAGAAGCAACTTTTTCTGTGAAAATGGATGAACGGCTTTTAGCCCTACAAAATATGCAGTGTGTCAGGGATATGGAGAGCACATGTGATACAGCTTTTGTCAAGGAACATAGCTTCAGAGCAGCTGGAGTCATAAATCATTTAAAGACTG GAGGCTTCACTGGAAAGAATGTTGTAGATATTGATGCTGACCATGGAAATCCTCAGATGTGTAGTATTTATGCTGAGGACATATATACCAACTTACGTGCTGCAGAG CTCATCCGAAGACCTAGCTCCAATTTCATGGAAACATCGCAGCGTGATATCACACATGGCATGCGGGGTATTCTAATTGACTGGCTTGTGGAG GTTTCTGAGGAGTATAGACTTGTTCCAGATACACTTTATCTTACGGTTAATATTATTGACCGTTTTCTCTCTCATAACTATATTGAACGCCAAAGGCTACAACTACTTGGCGTTACCTGCATGCTGATTGCCTC GAAATATGAAGAAATTTGTGCTCCTCGTGTGGAAGAATTCTGTTTTATTACAGACAATACTTACACCAAGGCAGAG GTGCTCAAAATGGAGAGTCAAGTACTGAACTATTTAGGCTTTCAACTATCTGTGCCCACCATTAAACCATTTCTCAG GAGATTCCTTCGAGCAGCACAAGCATGTTACAAG GTTCCTAGTCTAGCATTGGGATACTTGGCTAATTATCTGGCAGAGTTGACACTGATTGATTATAACTTCCTGGAGTTTCTTCCTTCAGTCATTGCTGCATCTGCAGTGTTTCTTGCAAGGTGGACACTGGATCAGTCTGACCAACCATGG AATCTGACTCTTGAGCATTACACCTCATATAAGGCTTCAGATCTTAAAGCAACAGTTCTCGCGTTGCAAGAGTTACAGATGAACTCCAAAAACTGTCCCCTGAATGCTATACGTGAGAAGTACAGGCAGCAGAAG TTAGAATGTGTGGCTGCTCTGACATCTCCAACATTGCCGCAATCAATCTTTTGTTGA